In one window of Brenneria goodwinii DNA:
- a CDS encoding membrane protein YpdK — MGISFCLVVWMSTFMLMVE; from the coding sequence ATGGGTATCTCATTCTGTCTGGTTGTTTGGATGAGTACTTTTATGTTGATGGTTGAGTAA
- the dbpA gene encoding ATP-dependent RNA helicase DbpA, which translates to MSTTSFSSLPLPTEQLSNLDELGYTAMTPVQAATLPAILGGADVRAKAKTGSGKTAAFGIGLLNHIVVGEFTTQALVLCPTRELADQVSKELRRLARFTQNIKILTLCGGQPLGHQIDSLVHAPHIVVGTPGRIQDHLRRQSLSLDALKVLVLDEADRMLDMGFSEAIDDVIGYTPSQRQTLLFSATYPTEIEKISARVQRQPLNVEVSDNDDQPVIEQRFYETSKEQRLPLLISLLSHHQPASCVVFCNTKRDCQSVFDELDARGISVLALHGDLEQRDRDQVLVRFANHSCRVLVATDVAARGLDIKDLELVVNFELAFDPEVHVHRIGRTGRAGMEGLAVSLCTPQEMSRAHLLEDYLGMRINWASAAGLGRSEVASLEPEMMTLCIDGGRKAKIRPGDILGALTGEAGLTAAEVGKIDMFPVHAYVAIRKASAKRALKQLQQGKIKGKNCKVRLLK; encoded by the coding sequence GTGAGCACAACCTCTTTTTCTTCCCTCCCGCTGCCGACCGAGCAGTTATCCAACCTTGACGAACTGGGCTATACCGCCATGACGCCGGTACAGGCCGCGACGTTGCCCGCGATTCTGGGCGGCGCCGATGTTCGCGCCAAAGCGAAAACCGGAAGTGGCAAAACGGCCGCGTTTGGTATCGGTTTGCTCAATCATATTGTGGTCGGGGAATTCACTACCCAGGCGCTGGTGCTGTGTCCGACGCGGGAACTGGCCGATCAGGTGAGCAAAGAGCTGCGCCGTTTGGCGCGTTTTACGCAGAATATCAAGATCCTTACCCTGTGCGGCGGTCAGCCGCTGGGGCATCAGATCGACTCCTTGGTTCATGCGCCGCATATTGTGGTTGGCACGCCAGGGCGGATTCAGGATCACCTGCGCAGACAGTCGCTATCGCTGGATGCCCTGAAAGTGCTGGTGCTGGATGAAGCCGATCGCATGCTGGATATGGGATTCAGTGAAGCAATTGACGATGTGATCGGTTATACGCCGTCTCAGCGTCAGACGTTGCTATTTTCCGCTACCTATCCGACTGAAATTGAAAAAATCAGCGCGCGTGTGCAGCGTCAGCCATTAAATGTTGAAGTCTCCGATAACGATGATCAACCTGTTATTGAACAGCGTTTTTATGAAACCAGCAAAGAGCAGCGCCTGCCGTTGCTGATTTCCCTATTAAGCCACCACCAGCCCGCGTCCTGTGTGGTGTTTTGTAACACCAAGCGGGATTGCCAAAGCGTTTTTGACGAATTGGACGCGCGTGGCATAAGCGTACTGGCGCTGCACGGCGATTTGGAGCAACGCGATCGCGATCAGGTGCTGGTGCGTTTCGCTAACCATAGCTGCCGCGTGCTGGTCGCCACGGATGTCGCGGCCCGAGGACTGGATATTAAAGATCTGGAATTGGTGGTGAATTTTGAGCTGGCTTTCGATCCCGAAGTGCATGTTCACCGTATCGGCCGAACCGGCCGCGCGGGTATGGAAGGGCTTGCCGTCAGTCTGTGTACGCCGCAGGAAATGAGCCGAGCCCATCTGTTGGAAGATTATCTGGGGATGCGTATTAACTGGGCGTCGGCGGCCGGGCTTGGCCGGAGTGAAGTGGCCTCGCTGGAGCCGGAAATGATGACGCTGTGTATTGATGGCGGCCGCAAAGCCAAAATCCGTCCGGGTGATATTCTCGGCGCGCTAACGGGAGAGGCCGGTTTAACGGCGGCGGAAGTCGGTAAAATCGATATGTTCCCGGTTCATGCCTATGTCGCTATTCGTAAAGCCAGCGCGAAGCGGGCGCTCAAACAGCTACAGCAGGGAAAAATCAAAGGGAAGAACTGTAAAGTAAGACTGTTGAAGTAA
- a CDS encoding amino acid ABC transporter substrate-binding protein, which produces MMSGYHKRLRHFLIVLFIVGVTGSDLSRASGMSSTLDRIRQTGTIRIGYGDEPPFSYVGPEDRVVGYSIDLCKRISEALRIRLGMDKLDIEYVFRTPANRIQQVSNGAIDIECVTSTNSSEERRRNVAFSLSYFMVGTRYVSLRKNNLHTLESLRGRSISIVLGTINASQINRINREMKLNLSAVVTDTIQKAFDMVSQEQVSAFAMDDILLRAMIARTPNPQDYDISDEVIDDDAKYGFMMRRDDEEFHHAVNDALRQIYASDEIYEIYDRWFTKPLPGIQINLNYPLSEKLRRVFLTADTVGAE; this is translated from the coding sequence ATGATGTCCGGATATCACAAACGTTTGCGTCATTTTCTTATTGTCTTGTTTATTGTCGGGGTTACGGGAAGCGATTTGTCGCGGGCGTCCGGAATGAGTTCCACGCTTGATCGGATCCGTCAGACCGGGACCATCCGCATTGGCTATGGCGATGAACCGCCGTTTTCCTATGTCGGCCCGGAGGACAGGGTGGTTGGTTATTCGATCGATTTATGCAAACGTATCTCTGAGGCGCTCAGAATAAGACTTGGAATGGACAAACTCGACATCGAGTATGTGTTTCGGACACCGGCCAATCGAATACAGCAGGTCAGTAATGGCGCTATCGATATTGAATGTGTGACCAGTACCAACTCGTCAGAGGAACGGCGCCGCAATGTGGCATTCTCTCTCAGCTACTTTATGGTGGGCACCCGCTACGTTTCCTTGCGTAAAAACAATTTGCATACGCTGGAGAGCCTGCGAGGCCGGAGCATCAGCATTGTCCTAGGGACGATCAATGCCAGTCAAATCAATCGGATCAACCGGGAAATGAAGCTGAATCTTTCCGCCGTGGTCACGGATACCATACAGAAAGCCTTTGATATGGTTAGCCAGGAGCAGGTTTCCGCCTTTGCTATGGACGATATATTGCTGCGAGCCATGATCGCCCGCACGCCCAACCCGCAGGATTACGATATATCCGATGAAGTCATCGACGACGACGCGAAATACGGCTTTATGATGCGCCGCGACGATGAAGAGTTCCACCATGCGGTTAACGACGCGCTGCGACAGATTTACGCCAGCGATGAGATCTATGAGATTTACGATCGCTGGTTTACTAAGCCGCTTCCCGGTATTCAGATCAACCTCAATTATCCATTGAGTGAAAAATTGAGGCGGGTTTTTTTGACGGCCGACACCGTCGGTGCGGAATAA
- a CDS encoding YbaK/prolyl-tRNA synthetase associated domain-containing protein, which produces MKSNDIYQQLRALLDQRQARYRVVTHASAGRSEEVAKLRGTQLGQGAKALVCHVKGNGVRQHVLAVLPADQQADLSRLAKGIGGSRASLASPQEVDDLTHCVFGAIPPFSFHSALLLVADPLLFTRFDELAFNAGSLECSVILNTQDYQRIAQPRLLPFIRQPEA; this is translated from the coding sequence ATGAAATCTAACGATATTTATCAGCAACTGCGCGCGCTGTTGGATCAACGGCAGGCGCGTTACCGGGTGGTGACGCATGCCAGCGCGGGGCGTTCCGAAGAAGTGGCGAAACTCAGGGGAACCCAACTCGGCCAAGGGGCGAAGGCCTTGGTGTGTCATGTAAAAGGCAATGGCGTGCGTCAGCATGTTCTGGCGGTTTTACCTGCGGACCAACAGGCGGACTTATCGCGTCTGGCTAAAGGTATTGGCGGGAGTCGCGCTTCGCTTGCCAGCCCGCAGGAAGTGGATGATTTGACTCACTGTGTGTTCGGCGCCATTCCGCCGTTCAGCTTCCATTCGGCGCTATTACTGGTAGCCGATCCGCTCCTGTTTACCCGTTTTGATGAACTGGCATTCAACGCGGGTTCGCTTGAATGCTCGGTGATTCTGAATACGCAAGATTATCAACGTATCGCACAACCGCGTTTACTGCCTTTCATTCGTCAGCCGGAAGCGTGA
- a CDS encoding bifunctional diguanylate cyclase/phosphodiesterase has protein sequence MISRTRVTEELDEQAPEGKGSVPLYRRQGWHRSILGRVTLFLLIGILFSYGVGAVAGWFIVDKNSQEQWRRQADTNAHIMSYLVRSIYTSVVARMDEAGLVTGIVTENFLGDDESILQTGFNPVDVLSLIAMQTNNRVWLFHYREKEGFASITDASGNRGGDVLKLEDRELAAPDALMSTFAGFVRIEGKTYFASVLPILTPTGKLLGAVVSSIGEKHELYRIHDTLLRNSLIGLWVVLLVTGVIISLLMRQFFHSVPTLIQALTRIAHGDTANVTPLQQRNDEIGHLAFAIEKLRQAMVEREHLQQIKDTARKMEYMAHHDHLTGLPNRTFFSGALENSIAMLKSKNAHFNLMLLDLDYFKSVNDTYGHPVGDALLINVSERISLLIGNEDIVARLGGDEFALIQQVKGKPIQEARQLAEKVISAISAPFYCQGYEFCVGISIGIASAPLHGETSHSLMKNADVALYASKSAGRNNYHYFEYGMVMPSSVQDIKELDIEGAMSRKEFELYYQPLIRLSDNAIVGYEALVRWRHDARELLMPDMFITLAEKTGLIIKLGEWVIQQACADAMLHFSEHQCVSVNISGIQIHHPGLTDTLADALEKSGLPASRIELEITESILLDRRSALPVLQQIQSMGISIALDDLGTGYSSLDCLADFPFSRVKLDKGLVADLEESESKRVIVSGIISLVNQLGMECVAEGVETERQLDLLRDAGCQYAQGHQIGEALPVTAIIG, from the coding sequence ATGATATCTCGGACCAGAGTAACTGAGGAATTAGACGAACAAGCACCGGAGGGAAAAGGTTCTGTTCCCCTGTATCGTCGGCAAGGTTGGCACCGTTCGATTTTAGGGCGAGTGACGTTATTCCTTCTCATCGGTATTCTTTTTTCATATGGCGTAGGCGCGGTGGCGGGGTGGTTTATCGTCGATAAAAACTCGCAGGAACAGTGGCGACGCCAGGCTGACACCAATGCCCACATCATGAGTTATCTCGTCCGAAGCATATATACGTCGGTCGTTGCCCGTATGGATGAAGCCGGGCTGGTCACGGGCATCGTGACGGAAAATTTTCTGGGCGATGACGAGTCTATTCTGCAAACCGGGTTTAATCCTGTCGATGTCCTTTCCCTGATTGCCATGCAGACCAATAATCGCGTTTGGCTGTTCCACTATCGTGAAAAAGAGGGATTTGCCAGTATCACGGATGCAAGCGGCAATCGCGGGGGTGACGTTCTGAAACTGGAGGATCGCGAACTGGCCGCGCCGGATGCGCTGATGAGCACTTTCGCTGGTTTTGTCCGTATTGAGGGTAAAACCTATTTTGCCAGTGTTCTGCCTATTCTGACGCCGACAGGGAAGTTGCTTGGCGCCGTGGTGAGCAGTATCGGCGAAAAGCATGAGCTTTACCGTATCCACGATACCTTGCTACGCAATTCGCTTATCGGACTATGGGTTGTGTTGCTGGTGACGGGGGTGATTATCAGTCTGCTCATGCGGCAATTTTTTCACTCGGTACCGACGCTGATTCAGGCTCTGACACGCATTGCGCATGGCGATACCGCTAATGTTACGCCGCTCCAGCAAAGAAATGATGAAATCGGCCATTTGGCCTTCGCCATCGAAAAACTGCGGCAGGCCATGGTGGAACGAGAGCACCTGCAACAGATCAAAGATACCGCGCGAAAAATGGAATACATGGCTCACCACGATCATCTGACCGGCCTTCCCAATCGTACTTTTTTCAGTGGGGCGTTGGAAAATTCAATCGCCATGCTGAAATCTAAAAACGCGCATTTTAATTTGATGCTGCTCGATCTCGATTATTTCAAAAGCGTCAACGATACCTACGGTCACCCGGTGGGGGATGCGCTGCTGATTAATGTCAGCGAGCGAATTTCCTTATTGATCGGTAATGAGGATATTGTTGCCCGGCTGGGAGGGGATGAGTTCGCGCTGATCCAACAGGTTAAGGGAAAACCAATACAGGAGGCGCGACAGTTGGCGGAGAAAGTGATCTCGGCAATATCGGCGCCTTTTTACTGTCAAGGGTATGAGTTTTGCGTTGGGATCAGCATCGGTATCGCCAGTGCGCCGCTGCATGGCGAGACATCGCATAGCCTGATGAAGAATGCGGATGTGGCGCTTTACGCGTCTAAAAGCGCCGGTCGAAATAATTATCACTATTTTGAATATGGGATGGTCATGCCGAGTTCGGTTCAGGATATCAAAGAACTGGATATTGAAGGCGCGATGTCCCGCAAGGAGTTTGAACTTTATTATCAGCCGCTGATAAGACTGTCGGACAATGCCATTGTCGGTTATGAGGCGTTGGTTCGCTGGCGTCATGACGCCCGGGAATTGCTGATGCCGGATATGTTTATTACGCTGGCGGAGAAAACCGGGCTGATTATTAAACTGGGCGAGTGGGTTATCCAGCAGGCTTGCGCCGATGCCATGCTGCATTTTTCCGAACATCAATGCGTTTCGGTGAATATATCGGGTATTCAGATTCACCATCCCGGACTAACCGATACTCTGGCCGATGCGCTGGAGAAAAGCGGATTGCCCGCTTCGCGTATTGAGCTTGAGATAACGGAATCTATTTTGCTGGATCGTCGAAGCGCGTTACCCGTGTTGCAGCAGATACAATCCATGGGAATTTCTATTGCGCTGGATGATTTGGGTACCGGCTATTCATCGCTGGACTGCCTTGCCGATTTTCCTTTCTCCCGGGTCAAGCTGGACAAGGGGTTGGTCGCCGACCTGGAAGAGAGCGAATCGAAGCGCGTTATTGTGAGCGGCATCATCAGCTTGGTGAATCAACTGGGAATGGAATGCGTTGCGGAAGGTGTTGAAACCGAACGGCAATTGGATCTGTTACGTGATGCAGGGTGTCAATATGCACAGGGTCACCAAATAGGTGAAGCGCTACCGGTAACAGCAATAATAGGTTGA
- a CDS encoding SemiSWEET family sugar transporter encodes MKKHLMIVSGTFIAAALSIGVLYRWPIALGTLAAWVTTGSFFLQVVHIIRNKDTTGISLGMYASLFFGVSCWTAYGFNIQDIPVMTANGITMLLAVVVIALKLYNEREIKPRKLRKIKTAPLSSTPPQNHLSAAGVLKSKQV; translated from the coding sequence ATGAAAAAGCATTTGATGATTGTGTCGGGAACATTTATCGCCGCGGCACTGTCGATAGGGGTTCTTTATCGCTGGCCGATCGCGTTGGGAACACTGGCGGCATGGGTAACCACCGGTTCTTTCTTTTTGCAGGTGGTTCACATTATTCGTAATAAAGATACCACCGGTATCTCGCTGGGCATGTATGCGTCCTTGTTCTTCGGGGTTTCCTGCTGGACCGCTTACGGGTTTAATATACAGGACATTCCGGTAATGACGGCCAATGGCATTACCATGTTACTGGCCGTGGTGGTTATTGCGCTAAAACTGTACAACGAACGCGAGATCAAACCGCGCAAACTCCGTAAAATAAAAACCGCGCCTTTATCGTCGACGCCGCCCCAAAATCATTTGTCCGCCGCTGGCGTACTTAAAAGTAAGCAGGTTTGA
- a CDS encoding amino acid ABC transporter substrate-binding protein: MLSLPLQSAFAIEPMDDALTRIAQSKTIKIGHRVDEPPFSYSVDGHAVGYSVDLCLRVVEGIKRYLNRDDIQIIFIPVTTATRFLLIRNHGIDLECAATTNNRERRKMAEFTYPHFVTSTRFVALKRTGIKKIADLAGRSVSASSGTVNFEQLNAANTRMKLNISVVLKKLNKDAFELVANGSVSAFVMDDILLAGLVASSANPSDFVLSEDYLSRPEPYGILMPPGEPIFKQVVNAELRHIFAQGEINAIYDKWFLSPIPPDGVNLRFPMPESLKAVLAQPEEYLD, encoded by the coding sequence ATGCTGTCATTGCCGTTGCAGTCGGCGTTTGCTATCGAACCAATGGATGACGCGCTGACAAGAATCGCCCAGAGCAAAACGATCAAAATAGGCCACCGGGTTGATGAGCCGCCGTTTTCCTACTCGGTGGACGGTCACGCTGTCGGTTATTCGGTCGATCTCTGCCTGCGTGTGGTGGAGGGAATAAAAAGGTATCTGAATAGGGATGATATACAGATTATTTTTATCCCGGTGACAACGGCGACGCGTTTTCTCCTTATCCGTAATCACGGGATCGATCTGGAGTGCGCCGCAACGACGAATAATCGCGAAAGACGGAAAATGGCCGAATTTACCTATCCCCATTTTGTCACCTCGACTCGCTTTGTTGCGTTGAAGCGTACCGGCATCAAAAAAATTGCCGATTTGGCGGGACGCAGCGTCTCGGCGAGCAGCGGCACGGTCAACTTTGAGCAGTTGAACGCAGCGAACACGCGCATGAAGCTTAATATTTCCGTGGTACTGAAAAAACTGAATAAAGACGCCTTTGAACTGGTGGCGAATGGCAGCGTCTCGGCCTTCGTCATGGATGATATTCTGTTGGCGGGGCTGGTGGCTTCTTCCGCCAATCCATCCGATTTCGTTCTTTCAGAAGACTATTTAAGCCGTCCTGAACCCTATGGCATTCTGATGCCGCCGGGAGAGCCGATCTTCAAACAGGTCGTGAATGCGGAACTGCGTCATATTTTCGCCCAGGGTGAAATAAATGCCATTTATGACAAATGGTTTCTTTCCCCGATCCCGCCGGATGGCGTCAATCTTCGCTTCCCCATGCCGGAAAGCCTTAAGGCGGTTCTGGCGCAGCCGGAAGAGTACCTCGACTAA